The sequence TGACAGtgttttttttcccaatttgagtgGATACTTTAACCTTTTTTTGAGGTTCTAAACTTTGAATTCCCAATTTCGCTTGCCAAATCGTTATATTTTTTTGCAGTCAGAGTTCATGAGGTtcttatgaaaaaaaaaaatgttattacATGTATGTTTCGAACATTTATTATTGTTTCTTTTCATCTCATAAATATAGTGAGTATAGAATTGTATGAAAATTTGTATTCGAACATTTATTATTGTTTCTTTTCATCTCATAAAATATCGTGAGTATAGAATTGTATGGAAATTTCTATATAAGTAGTTACAAAGTTACATAATAATCATAATTTGAACATACATATTTTCTAGGATTTTTACCTTATTTGGTGGATTTGGTTGCGATGTGTGTATTCCTCATGTATGGTATGTTTGGCAATTTCCTTTTTTTATTATTGTACATGTTTGCTTATTTACCTTATTgtacctgtttttttttttttattatgataGTTAAAAATTCTTTGAAACTAGGTTTTTGTTTTGATTTTGTTGAAATAAGGGACTGTTAAAAATTCTCTTCTCGATTTTGTTGCTGCAGATTATAATACCAGTTTATCATTTGATTTGCTTCACGTAAGTTATGTTCTTTAGTTTTTCTGAATCATCTCCTTCTTTAGTGTTCATTGAAAATTTATAGATAAAGAGGAGGCATAACCATAGTTTTcatagattttttttttgtttttgttactTCATTCGTGTTTTACTGCATTGTTTGACTATTTGTGTTCTGATCTTTTTACTAATTGCCCTTTTGCTACAACTTTTGTTTTGCTGCATATATGTGACATTATATTTCAGATTTGTTTTTTTACAGAAGCTAAGAAGCTGCAATGGTACAAAAGTTGATCAAGTGGATTGCAGGTATAATCTTACACACTTTCTGCAGGCTTATTGCATTTGATGTCCATGCGGTGTAGTTTCAGGTTTTTTGCTCCAAAGTACCATCTAACTTTGTTGTTTGCAGGAGGTTGCAATGCAGAAAATGCTCTAACCTGTGCAGTTCAATCTTAAAGGTGACAATGTCAACCCATTTACACATTAGTGTGTCAATTTAGGTTGTGTTCTttattcaaaataaataaaaatagacaAATCCTTATTTTGACATGTACAACTTTTTTTTTAAGTTTAATACAAACCTTTTCTTATTACCTTATCGGTTACCAAGTCCACTTACCTTGCCACATATAGGAAAACTATTATTGCATATGGAGTTTTCATAATTTTGAAGTTTAAAGTTTGTAGCTTTTTGCAGGTGTGATTTCTTTAACAATGGAAGAAATATGGGAGGCTGGTAAAACACACTCAAGAAGTTAAAATCAGTTATTATATTGTGTTGATTttaacaacttttttttttttgtttttttttttccagGCATAACAGGAAACTATGGACAAAGTTTATTAATGCTGATAATCAACATTTAGCTATGCCGGAGGTTAGTTGGTTGTAGCACATTCTTATACCCGTTTGCTTTTTTGTAGACCGCAAAATACATTTGAAGCTATTATTATCTGTTGTAATTGATGCGTTTATTTCAACGTGTAGGCGATTGACTTCCTCAACAAGCTGCTTCGGTACGATCATAAAGCGAGGCCAACTGCTAAAGAAGCTATGGTCAAACGATTTGGGTTTTATGTAGAGACATCACAACTGTACAGTTTTTATGGTATATATGCCGCTATCATATTTTGCAGCCCTTAATATTTGTTGTTGTTAGTTATCTGTCTGTACAGTCGTAATAACATGAATTTTGCATAGTTTTGTAAACCTTAAACAATTGGTATGGTAAATGGCCAACGCCTTTAGTCTTCTATTTTGTTTTCAGGTAATATTTGTGTTTAATTATCTTCTACTTTAGTGTGTGTGTATGTATTGGACATGTACATCTTTTGTATGAGCTTGTAAGTTCCTAAGTTCCTGACCGGAAAACAATTTAGAATGTTAATTAACTCACGTATGTAAGAATTAAATATTTGGATATGTAAATTATGTTTATATTTAATAGTCGACATTCAATAACTATTACACAATAAACTGCTTTATCGAGTTTTATTAACGCACACTTTAGACAACTCCCTTTAAAGTTGCAGACCATCAATTCAATTTGATACACATCCTTTTACATCTGATTGTAATTGAATTTATACGTTTGACATGTATACTAGCACATCTGTTATCAGTTACTACATTGATAGATTGTATGCGATAACGATGGTTATTTATTAGACAGTCAGTATAAATGGCCATCGATAATTCACAGCCGCATAGCGCGTACCTTCAATCTTgttatacttattttcaaaacaaataagagaaataTTTCATACATTAATtatttcatacattaacaatataatactaatactaaaattttacataaaaattattattaaaatttctcgGGCCGAATATACGGGTATGCGGGTCGGGTAaacgggtttgtatccaaaaccatacccggACCCGAACCCGGAAAttttttgtaaccatccccatacccggcccatgaccTGACAGACTCGGGTCAGATCCGGCCCAATTATAACGGATTTTGGGTTTCCCCATCGGgtacgggtcattttgccatccctaCCCTTTAACTCCCTCTTTCTTAATTAGACTATTTATTACGCAGATACGCCACGGACATGGATGATTGAGCTGGGAAAAAAAACCACTCCCCAACCCCCACGTTACACGGCGTGGGTTCATGGCTTGGGTGAGGCATGGGTAGGCTTCCTACTGGTGTTCCAACAAGGTGTGGGATCCATGTGACCTGATCTAATTGGTTggcttcttttattttatttttaatatattattttctATTCCTTTTTACTCAATTTACAAAACATATTTTACCACACTTTCAAGTCCAAACTCACACCACCATAACACAACAATTTTTCAACGAACACTGCCACGTAATCAAAAAAGTGCAAACACAAACACTACCAACCTAAACCACTTCCCATAGCGAATAGTCTTAGTTAACCAATCTCGATCACCTTCTTCTTTCATTTTAATCCTTCATTGTTCTTACTTTTCCAACCCGCAACAACCTTTCACTGCTACAAATTCGGGctattctctcctctttatataatTTGGCCGGCTTTGGCCTATTCCAATAGTGATAGGCAAGTTAGGCGTATTAGGGGGTGGGGTGGTTGGCGGTGACGTGACATGCATGTAGGTAAAATGGAGAGTAGTGGGGAGCCGTGTTGAGAGACGTTTAGACCTTGTTTAACGCTGCGTGCTGCAGCAAGTGTTGGCCCAACACGCCTGCCAACACGCAATAGCGCGGCGTGTTGGGGGTGAATCCCCGACGCGTGCTTCAACCCAACACACAATTTTTGGCCGCGTGTTTGTGTGAAATTGTCGACGTGTGGTGTTCCCAACCACATACAAGGGCAatggttgtttttttttttctgatttctcaagtatatattatatatacataactcACTTCAAACACATATTCACTTCACATATTCACTTCAAATATATACATTGATTTCTCTCTGCACACAAACATAAACTCaaactcaaaatcaaaatcaaacacaacAAACCATGTCTCATCCTAATGAGTGGTCGTTGTATAACAAGATTTTAACGGGCACCGGTGAACCAACTACTCCGGGCTCATCATCTTCATCTCGACCTTCATCTCTTGGTTTTGCCAACTATACTACTAGCTCGTTTAATATGAGCCAACAAGAAATTGAGCAACAAATCCAAAGTTTACAGGAAATCCAAAAATTACAAGAGATTCAAAGAGAGATGGGTCTTAGCCCACAACAAATGTCACAACTTCAAGGTGAAACTCAACCACAAACTCAACCACAACTCAACCCGAAGATGAGGTCGAACAACTCGGTGGCGTGAGGAGAAGAAAACACCAACGAAAAGGCAAAGAAAGGCACGCGAACCAATCCAAAAAAGAGTTTAGACATCGGTCGAAGAGGTTTGGTTGGCGAGATGTTGGCTTGATGCGTCCAAAAATCCGATCGTCGAAAACTCTCAAAAATATCAATCTTTGTGACAAACTTTAATGAACAAATTCAACTATAACGAGCACGGATGGCATCGAAATGAAGATGCGTTATCGGGGAAATGGCGTTATGTGGACAGGGGGTGTAAAGCTTTTCAAGGTTATTATGAGGCGGAAAAACGCAATCCAAAGCGTAGTGGGAAACCAAACAGTGCTTTTATGAGGGTGCGGTAAAGGCGTATCGTACAAACGAGATGAAGATGTGGGCGTTTAAAGATGCTTGGGAATTTTTAAAGGACAAACCAAAGTATCTTGTGCCTGCTGCGGTTGGTGGAACGGTTTATGCAGGTTTGCGTGATGAGGATGACGATAACGTGGTACACACGATTGATATCGCGGATGATCTCAAGCAAAGAAGGCGACTAGGACTTCCGCATCTTCCGACGCAACACAAATCTCTCGTTCAACAAACTCTTCAAAGTTTGAAGAGTTATGTGAAAAAGTTAACGAGTATAGGTCCGAAGTTGCACATAAAAAGCTTGAACAAATTGACGCAATCACCAAAGCGGAACGTATGAAAGCCGCACTCAAAGCCACAAAATTTCTGTCGAACTTGGACATTAATAACATCGCGAacccgagagagagagagagagagagagagagagagagagagagaaatcgttgcatgaagatgaagaagaacttGCTCCGAGAGTACGACGACTTAATTCAGTTGTCGGATGAAGACGACGAGTAGTAGTTTAAATTTTTAggactttttttttaaatatagtaACTTTAGGTCAtctttttatttattgtaattttctatttttagaatTGTAAtcgtatttttaatattaattttagtgtgttttattaaattaatttcttattataaatacaaaataataatataactaattaaataaaataaattaaatacaagaaaaatgaaaaagaaataaaaaatacccCACCCCTACCCAGCAACACGCCACTCAGCACGCCACTCATTACTCAGCAGTCTGGCAAcacgctcatcaagcaccccacccccacccagcaacacgccaacACGTCCCGTAGGGATAAAGATGGTCTTAGACCATCTTTATCCCTGAAGGGCGCTTTGGCGTGTTGTTGGGTGGGGGTGGGGTGCTTGATGAACGTGCTGCCACACTGTTGTATAATGGGGTGGAGTGTTAAGTGGCGTGTTaggtgatgtgttaaaatctgattggaagttgggtgaaatagtggataaaaaataattaaatatacaaaTTGAACCAATCAAAAGCAACATAAATTTGAGCACACACAATTTTGCTCCGTGCCAAGTTGATGCACGCCACGAGCACACACCCCAACACGCCCCATTATCCATGTGCTGGAGGCGTGTTGGGAGCACACACGCCTCAATACTGGCGCGTTTATGAAGGTCTTAGACCATATTTATCCCTGATGGGCATGTTGGCGTTTTGCTGGGTGggggtggggtgcttgatgagcgtgTTGCTAGACTGATATGTAATGGGGTGGAGTGTTAAGTGGCGtgttgggtgatgtgttaaaatctgattgaAAGTTGGGTGAAAAGGGGGATAAAAACTAATAAAAAATGGGGAAAAATGCAGCACGCAATGGATTTCTTCGGTGCTCACTTGGTGCACGCCACCAACACATGGTGGAGCACACAAGGGTTACATGGCGTGTGCAGGCGTGTTGGCTGAATTGGTGGAGCACACACGCCGCGATATTCATGGCCTTAGGGGATACGTTAAAATATGACAGAAAGTTgagtgttaaaagtgtattaaaaAAACAATGACTAATGAAAATTGACCATATATATCTACACTCCATTTTTTCCTTATGCTCCAAGCACGCACGCTAAGGTTAGAGGCCTCCAACACGCCACATTACACGCGTGTTGAAAGACGTGTTCCGGGCATACAAGGGCTAACACGCCCCATTGGAATAAGCCTTAGACCATATTTATCCCTGATGGGCGTGTTGGCGTTTTGCTGGGTGggggtggggtgcttgatgagcgtgTTGCTAGACTGCTGTGTAATGGGGTGAAGTGTAAAGTGACGTGTTggatgatgtgttaaaatctgattggaagttgGGTGAAAAGGGAGATAAAAACTAATAAAAAATGGGGAAAAATGCAGCACGCAATGGATTTCTTCGGTGCTCACTTGGTGCACGCCACCAACACATGGTGGAGCACACAAGGGTTACATGGCGTGTGCAGGCGTGTTGGCTCAATTGGTGGAGCACACACGTCGCGATATTCATGGTTTTAATGGCTCAAACCAATTATTTTTGTATTTAACTTTAAATATAAAGAATGTTAAGTAACATTTTttcaaattatatattatatgagtagTAGTATTATCTTACAACGTTAGTGATGTGAGTTTAACAGGATACACCAGGAACATGCGAAGATGTTAAATATacattaattaacaattaaataaAGCATATAAGGTTTTTAGGATAATAttgtaaaaataacaatttttatatgAATTTTTCTAGTCGATGACGTTCGTCAAGCAGGCCACGTGAATTGGTCAGGTCACAACTACTACAAAAAAAAAAGCTCCAATGAAAATGAATATTTCACATGGAGGAGTGTGCTCGATCTCTTGATGGATCTCAAGGGGCCCCGAGCCACCAAAAGTTCCCGCTCCTGCGGGGGGAGGAGACGATAGATATGCATAAAGAAGGGACGGAACATCTCTATCATTTTTTGTGTGACAGCCTTAAGAGTTGTCAATAAAAAATTCGGACATGTTTTAGTTACTTATGCATTATATATAGTCAATTGTATCCTGAAAAAAACTGCCAATAAACGCCTGAAAGTACAATTAATTTTTGCATATTTTTATTCTTAATGACAGACTTAAAGACGGTGATTAGAAAACTTCCTTTTGTATTAATAAGCATATAACTTATAagggagttgatccgtacaccaccttgtttttgccatacaccaccaaaacaaTTATTTTGACATTTCTACCATTCCTTTGAGAAGTTAAGGGGAGTTGGTGGTGAATAAAAGGAAGGGTAAAAATGTCCAAATAATTGTTTTGATGGTGTATGGCAAAAATAAGGTGGTGTACAAATCACCTCCCAATAAACTCTTAATTCATATAATTcaaattaaataattttatcatATTGTAAAATGTTAAAATTGAAAAATATTTCATGTAATGAATACGATACGTATATATACAAAACTAGTTCGGGTCCGGCCCACGCGATGctgcgggggctttcggcctgcgtattcatatttaacgtagctttatgtatttacagaagggaaaacgctccatgtgttaagcgccgttgttggtgttgtcgtctttactgttttttaaaatctgtccggttcgaacgtagttagtttcgttttgttgataaaattatttcgagtctaacggtgttggcgaaaaaatataactcgcggcgagcaggaagaaacGGGCTGTCGTtgttttagcattttttaaaaagtgtccgtttcaaacgtactttttatcgttttgttcataaaattatttcgagtatgacgcaCGTGTTGAAAAaaattaactcgcggcgagcggaaagatacgggttgtcgttttgtttagcgttttttgagaagtgtctgtttcgcgtatagttagtcccctcgggttcgtaagattttttcgagttgaacggtggtctcggaaaaatttaactcgcaccgagcgagaagatagggcccattataaatttgggtggaattattttcttttattttaataaaattatatattatatatttacactttttacccctgaaaaaagtgtaaacttgaaggGCCGTTTTGTAAATATAGGCGAAGTTAAGAGACCAGTTGTAatatgaacgcaaactcaaaactacaatcgttTATAACTAAAACTACAAATATTCCCACCATATGTAAATATAGGCGAAGTTAAGGGACCAgctgtaatgtgaacgcaaactcaaaactacaatcggtTAGAACTAAAACTACAAATATTCCCACCATATTTAGTATGTAAGGGTTAAAAGAATATAGATAGATATCGATATAGAAAtagaaaaataaatatatctatctatctatctatacattatataaagcgcgTGCCATCATGCTGACGTGTCAACTCCTCCTTTATTCTTGCCACGTGCCATTCTATCGTCCTTCCCACATATTTAATTGATTTTCTCAAATAAGGAAACTATTCATATTctaaataaaatacttaaatacaaTTACTttaaatatcaaattaaataaataaagcaatataaatataaaaatggaaGTAACAGGAGCAATAGAACTTCACATTGACGTTAACAAagatataaaattaaataataattttaattaaattaaataaatattatattatatttataaaggtTAATATTGTTTAATCATATTCTAAGTACAATACAATTActtaaatattaaatcatttattaACAGGCTTTACAAGTAAAAAGTAGTAAACAAGATCTGCACCCTAAAACATAAGATTATATTTGAGCATAAATTATACTCCATAACACAAATGTGTGTGTGAAATGTACGCGAAATAAATGAATAAACtttaaataaaattaggtatataacttaatttaaataaacaatcaaatatctatactaaacacaaatatgatatttaaatagaTTTAAAGTATATCAACTTTTTGACATTTGTGATACGTATTTTAACGGACGGGCTCATAAACGTATCACTTTATATTCAAGAAACTTTGCGACATTGAATGAGAACGATTGATTGTTGTATCGTAATTGTATTCAATACTAAAGTTTACGATACTAATGTTTTCAATACCTCATACTCATGTTATCATAAATTATATAAAGTGTGTGCAATACTAACGTTATCGTATACAATGCTTTTGATACTAATACTTTCGATAAAAATGTTATCggtaataaatgatttttttattataattgtattatacatttggtCAGTATCGATTAATATAATCATATACTAATTTATACAAGTATCGTGCAACGCACATGCTCATAAAACTTGTAGATAGATATTATTACATTATCAACTGATGATGTGAGATCGATAACATAAGATAAGAAGTTacgatatattattaatttattatttattattattatttttaaaaaaggtTGACAAATTATTGGTGTGCATAATGGGTGATTAGGTCGGTTGGCTTGAAAATAAAATGGTTATATTTTCAAAAGGTTAAGGTTGAAAAAAACACGACTTTTATCAACAAAACCGGCTTTTCTTCTAACTTCTCCTTTCGTGTAAAGGTTGTCAATATTTTAGTATTCTATAATGCTTTACCAACTACCATTCTTTGACTGAATAATGCAATTATTTCATTAATTGTTGAGTTAACCTtaacaaacattttttttttttttttttttttttgaaaggcaagcccccCAAAGTGTAGCAAGTGAGGATTGAACTTGGGTCCCTTTGGAACTTTCCAAGCATCCTACCACCAAGCCAACCCCTTGGGGTTCTTAACAaacattttgaagataaactctatATCATCAGCAAATAGTACCAATAAGAAAGAAACAAGCTCCTTTTCTAAGAATCGTACATTCATATTGTTCGATCTTCCACATACGATAGTTTTCAATTTTGTTGTTGTACACATATTTATCATCTATATTCGCGTACACACTACATTAAAGGGGGCATAGGCCCCTCTTAAACATCCACCATTATTATTTGGTCCCATGTAATTAAGTTAATTGTTTATGACATTGATGAATATATGATTGAAATTTAAAGATGTGGCCACTTCCTTTAATGGTTTGATCATATGATGTGCTTCCTTCAACACCGTATatacaataataaaattaatttccttttaaattttttttttttttttggaaaaaaacaAAGAAGTATATTAAATTAATCAAGACTAGCCATCAAATTGTTTGCTTGACCCGTTACAAAACTAGCCTTCTATTGATCCACTATACATTTGGATAAGATGCTTAAAGTAAAAATTACACTTTGAATAGTAAGGAAAAATAAAACATAGTATTACAATAGAGGCTAAACACGAACGCCTTCATCGAAGTCATCGGTTATTTGATTAAAGTAGAACCCACTTATTCGAGTTCCAAATGTAAAATTGGTGAGAATAACATAACTTTGCATTCGTTGCTCATTCAAACGattaaattttgaatttttcaCAATCGTGATCCAACATGTAAACTCGTCGTTGAATAAGGCATTGTTTCTTGCAAGCCAGATTAACCAAATTAAAATCGGTCCGATTAACCGCCACAACTTCCCCACTTTGATTCCCATTCCCGAGCTCCAAGCGTATGTGAAAGTAACTAGTGAAGACGGCATAACCCATCTATGATTCAACCAACGAAAAATGTTCGACCATATCAAGCTAGCCCAAGGACGATATAGTAGTAAATGATTAACCGTTTCAAtcgatgtaacaacccaacccgatatacaaacgatcacacggaaatattaaataaaaaaaaattctttgttcagcaggtggcgcggcACGCCATTCCCCTGCGAGGCGCGCAGAAtgggtctggcagcccgctgtccaaaaaagtcccaaatgcgaaaatgtttgaccacttcccgccGTATTTAGACAAACCGCTTttcacaatacattaatataagtaaaaccatcatgtttcaataataaaattgagttttacgacaccgagcccacatatgcccaaattaccccttgattacaaaatacaagttcgacccaaatgagtttaagttccaacaaaactacgagcatgatgttggggataaactacccaatcctaggtcgaatccaaaagtgaTCCATGCAAACAACAAAAGGGAAAAtcgtctaatcccgagcataccctgccacgtccgccttcgaacctaaaaaaaaaaagtaaacaacgagagggtaagctaatgcttagtgaatgcaatacttatacgcatacatacataatccaattacttgcatacacctacacaacaacacaaataacattagcaaaccgcaataacgaataaacgaataatcgtacgtacaacaagtcaacatcattagcatagagatctcaataataatatacgccaaatacaaatacgtacaatgctaataa comes from Rutidosis leptorrhynchoides isolate AG116_Rl617_1_P2 chromosome 4, CSIRO_AGI_Rlap_v1, whole genome shotgun sequence and encodes:
- the LOC139845383 gene encoding casein kinase II subunit alpha-4, chloroplastic-like — its product is MGGWHNRKLWTKFINADNQHLAMPEAIDFLNKLLRYDHKARPTAKEAMVKRFGFYVETSQLYSFYGIYAAIIFCSP